A part of Methanohalobium evestigatum Z-7303 genomic DNA contains:
- the cbiQ gene encoding cobalt ECF transporter T component CbiQ: MTTLLDDYALISPLRYRNNWLKLIIVAFGLLVGVSSTSPVTPLFIALSMSIATVFLGKTPLKLYLKILTAPLGFAFAGAVVIFFFFGSGSEILSFNIFGYPFIANSEGVNMAALVVSRTFSGMCCLFFLAFTTPMVELFAVLKKTRLPESFIELSMLIYRYIFVFLDVAMSIKYAQTIRLGYKDVKSSIYSFSMLVSTLFLRSWEQGEKLYLAMDSRCYNGRMMMFDAKRPVELSEIITASLYFIFILTVFYFTKNISVV; this comes from the coding sequence ATGACAACACTGCTGGATGACTATGCATTAATAAGCCCTTTAAGATATAGAAACAACTGGCTCAAACTGATTATTGTAGCTTTTGGGTTACTTGTAGGAGTGTCATCCACTTCTCCTGTTACACCATTATTTATAGCACTGTCAATGAGTATTGCTACAGTATTTCTGGGAAAAACCCCCTTGAAATTATATCTTAAAATATTAACAGCTCCGTTGGGATTTGCATTTGCCGGCGCTGTTGTTATTTTTTTCTTTTTTGGTTCAGGTAGTGAGATATTATCATTTAACATATTCGGATATCCATTTATAGCAAATTCTGAAGGTGTAAATATGGCCGCCCTTGTTGTCTCAAGAACCTTTAGCGGTATGTGCTGCCTCTTTTTCCTTGCGTTCACCACCCCCATGGTTGAATTGTTTGCAGTACTAAAAAAAACCCGGCTTCCTGAATCATTTATAGAGCTATCAATGCTGATTTACCGTTATATATTCGTATTTCTGGATGTGGCGATGTCCATTAAATACGCCCAGACCATCAGGCTTGGATATAAAGATGTGAAAAGTTCGATATATTCATTCAGTATGCTTGTAAGTACGCTTTTTTTACGGTCATGGGAACAGGGTGAAAAACTGTATCTTGCCATGGATTCCAGATGTTATAACGGCAGAATGATGATGTTTGATGCAAAAAGACCTGTGGAATTATCAGAAATCATCACCGCCTCTTTATACTTCATATTCATCCTGACTGTATTCTATTTTACAAAAAACATCTCTGTTGTTTGA
- a CDS encoding energy-coupling factor ABC transporter substrate-binding protein, translating into MKLEIIVAVLVVLFTAQFLYVSSATDAAFGGADGEAEGIIQEIAPDYDPIANPVWEPPSGEIESLLFGLQAAIGALIIGFFMGYYKGKGKNQSND; encoded by the coding sequence ATGAAACTGGAAATCATTGTAGCTGTTCTGGTTGTTCTTTTCACCGCTCAATTCCTCTATGTATCATCCGCCACAGATGCAGCTTTCGGCGGTGCAGATGGTGAAGCAGAAGGAATCATCCAGGAGATAGCTCCTGACTATGACCCTATAGCCAATCCGGTATGGGAACCTCCTTCCGGAGAAATTGAAAGTTTGCTCTTTGGTCTCCAGGCTGCGATTGGTGCTTTGATAATTGGATTCTTTATGGGATATTATAAAGGCAAAGGGAAAAACCAGTCCAATGATTAA
- a CDS encoding energy-coupling factor ABC transporter permease, which yields MHIMEGFLPSPWWQLWFAISIPVIMFGIYKLNKMVEHKREILPLLAVAGAFIFVLSSLKLPSVTGSCSHPTGTGLGAILFGPAVTAVLSTIVLLYQAIFLAHGGLTTLGANVFAMGIIGPLVGYAIYKAGMKFNFNAYAVVFLAATFADWATYVATASQLSLAFPAEAGGILGSFKAFAGIFAVTQVPLAIMEGAVTTLIFKYIVQLKSEALIKLNAISKEGVRKLKGVTA from the coding sequence ATGCACATAATGGAAGGTTTTTTACCGAGTCCCTGGTGGCAACTCTGGTTTGCCATATCGATACCGGTAATAATGTTTGGTATTTATAAACTGAACAAAATGGTGGAACATAAACGTGAGATTCTGCCACTGTTGGCAGTAGCTGGTGCATTCATATTTGTGCTTTCGTCCCTAAAACTACCATCTGTTACAGGTAGTTGTTCACATCCTACAGGAACCGGGCTTGGAGCCATTCTTTTTGGACCCGCTGTTACAGCTGTCTTGTCTACAATTGTCCTTCTTTATCAGGCAATTTTCCTTGCTCACGGTGGTTTGACAACTCTTGGAGCAAATGTTTTCGCCATGGGTATCATAGGACCGCTTGTAGGATATGCTATCTATAAAGCAGGTATGAAATTCAATTTTAATGCCTATGCAGTTGTATTTCTGGCGGCTACTTTTGCTGACTGGGCTACGTATGTTGCAACGGCTTCACAATTATCGCTGGCATTTCCGGCTGAAGCCGGTGGAATTTTAGGGTCATTCAAAGCGTTTGCCGGCATATTTGCTGTTACCCAAGTACCACTTGCAATAATGGAGGGTGCAGTTACAACACTGATATTCAAATACATCGTGCAGCTCAAAAGTGAGGCTCTTATCAAACTCAATGCAATCAGTAAAGAAGGTGTACGCAAACTCAAAGGGGTGACAGCATGA